One Phaseolus vulgaris cultivar G19833 chromosome 11, P. vulgaris v2.0, whole genome shotgun sequence genomic window carries:
- the LOC137824646 gene encoding transcription factor VOZ1-like isoform X2, which yields MMRESSKGKCGSSSIQSMKEKEKHLVDKIQGIFSNLQCARKEGRGNDIVIFEEQMHQLLREWKAELESPATSLADGSFDSFTSELAQLLQVIEEKDDATSPLTKPGPLKTELQTSNISDNNFQFFQEKHFDGNQHLGHNFESSASTLYNNAFSNTDMDLGHNTEIKHSESTQFSLEGFDCSQIFGAGDTVQHGENIIPNILPNICPPPSAFLAPKCALWDCFRPAQGVEWCQNYCSSCHELLANNEGLPGMTPILRPGGIGVKDGPLFAAVLAKTQGKEVGIPSCEGAASTKSPWNAPEFFDLSFLEGEAVREWLFFDKPRRAFESGNRKQRSLPDYSGRGWHESRKQVMKEHGGQKRSYYMDPQPLSYLEWHLYEYEINNHDGCALYRLELKLVDKKKSPKGKVTKESLNDLQNKMGQLTAAVLSSDDGVPPINGKTNAKSENDGSPEK from the exons ATGATGAGAGAAAGTTCCAAGGGCAAGTGTGGATCCTCTTCTATTCAATCCATGAAGGAGAAGGAAAAACACCTGGTGGATAAAATTCAAGGGATTTTCAGCAATCTTCAGTGTGCAAGAAAAGAGGGCAGGGGCAATGATATTGTGATCTTTGAGGAGCAGATGCATCAGCTGCTCCGCGAGTGGAAGGCGGAACTGGAGTCTCCAGCCACCTCCTTAGCT GATGGGAGCTTTGATTCGTTTACCAGTGAACTGGCCCAACTGTTGCAAGTGATTGAGGAAAAAGACGATGCAACTAGTCCATTAACAAAGCCTGGGCCATTGAAGACTGAGCTCCAAACAAGTAACATTAGTGACAACAATTTTCAGTTTTTTCAGGAG AAGCATTTCGATGGTAATCAACATCTTGGTCATAATTTTGAAAGCTCTGCTTCAACTCTGTACAACAATGCTTTTAGTAACACAGATATG GATCTCGGGCACAACACAGAAATTAAACACTCAGAATCAACTCAATTTAGTTTAGAAGGTTTTGATTGTAGCCAAATCTTTGGAGCTGGGGATACTGTGCAACATGGAGAGAATATTATACCTAAcattcttccaaatatttgccCTCCACCTTCTGCTTTCTTAGCTCCCAAATGTGCCCTGTGGGACTGTTTCAGACCCGCTCAAGGGGTAGAATGGTGCCAGAACTACTGTAGCAGTTGTCATGAGCTGTTGGCAAATAATGAGGGTCTACCTGGCATGACTCCAATTTTACGACCTGGGGGCATTGGTGTAAAAGATGGTCCTTTGTTTGCTGCTGTTCTTGCTAAGACGCAGGGAAAGGAAGTGGGCATCCCTAGTTGTGAAGGCGCCGCGTCAACGAAATCCCCCTGGAACGCTCCAG AGTTCTTTGATCTTTCTTTTCTTGAGGGTGAAGCTGTTAGGGAGTGGCTATTCTTTGACAAGCCTAGAAGGGCATTTGAAAGTGGAAACAGAAAACAAAGATCACTTCCAGATTATAGCGGACGGGGTTGGCATGAATCAAGAAAGCAGGTGATGAAAGAACATGGGGGACAAAAGAGGTCCTATTACATGGACCCCCAGCCTCTTAGTTATCTGGAGTGGCATTTGTATGAGTATGAGATCAACAACCACGATGGTTGTGCATTATACAGACTAGAATTAAAGCTTGTGGATAAAAAGAAAAGTCCTAAAGGAAAAGTGACCAAGGAATCTCTTAATGACTTACAGAACAAGATGGGGCAGCTTACTGCTGCTGTTCTATCATCTGATGATGGAGTACCACCCATCAATGGAAAGACAAATGCCAAGTCTGAGAATGATGGATCTCCAGAAAAGTAA
- the LOC137824646 gene encoding transcription factor VOZ1-like isoform X1: protein MMRESSKGKCGSSSIQSMKEKEKHLVDKIQGIFSNLQCARKEGRGNDIVIFEEQMHQLLREWKAELESPATSLADGSFDSFTSELAQLLQVIEEKDDATSPLTKPGPLKTELQTSNISDNNFQFFQEKHFDGNQHLGHNFESSASTLYNNAFSNTDMVQLDFHPFSLNQDMNHNPVGHNSDLIGQLDLYQDLGHNTEIKHSESTQFSLEGFDCSQIFGAGDTVQHGENIIPNILPNICPPPSAFLAPKCALWDCFRPAQGVEWCQNYCSSCHELLANNEGLPGMTPILRPGGIGVKDGPLFAAVLAKTQGKEVGIPSCEGAASTKSPWNAPEFFDLSFLEGEAVREWLFFDKPRRAFESGNRKQRSLPDYSGRGWHESRKQVMKEHGGQKRSYYMDPQPLSYLEWHLYEYEINNHDGCALYRLELKLVDKKKSPKGKVTKESLNDLQNKMGQLTAAVLSSDDGVPPINGKTNAKSENDGSPEK from the exons ATGATGAGAGAAAGTTCCAAGGGCAAGTGTGGATCCTCTTCTATTCAATCCATGAAGGAGAAGGAAAAACACCTGGTGGATAAAATTCAAGGGATTTTCAGCAATCTTCAGTGTGCAAGAAAAGAGGGCAGGGGCAATGATATTGTGATCTTTGAGGAGCAGATGCATCAGCTGCTCCGCGAGTGGAAGGCGGAACTGGAGTCTCCAGCCACCTCCTTAGCT GATGGGAGCTTTGATTCGTTTACCAGTGAACTGGCCCAACTGTTGCAAGTGATTGAGGAAAAAGACGATGCAACTAGTCCATTAACAAAGCCTGGGCCATTGAAGACTGAGCTCCAAACAAGTAACATTAGTGACAACAATTTTCAGTTTTTTCAGGAG AAGCATTTCGATGGTAATCAACATCTTGGTCATAATTTTGAAAGCTCTGCTTCAACTCTGTACAACAATGCTTTTAGTAACACAGATATGGTACAGTTGGATTTTCATCCATTCAGTTTAAATCAAGATATGAATCACAACCCAGTAGGTCACAACTCTGATTTGATCGGTCAGTTGGATTTATATCAGGATCTCGGGCACAACACAGAAATTAAACACTCAGAATCAACTCAATTTAGTTTAGAAGGTTTTGATTGTAGCCAAATCTTTGGAGCTGGGGATACTGTGCAACATGGAGAGAATATTATACCTAAcattcttccaaatatttgccCTCCACCTTCTGCTTTCTTAGCTCCCAAATGTGCCCTGTGGGACTGTTTCAGACCCGCTCAAGGGGTAGAATGGTGCCAGAACTACTGTAGCAGTTGTCATGAGCTGTTGGCAAATAATGAGGGTCTACCTGGCATGACTCCAATTTTACGACCTGGGGGCATTGGTGTAAAAGATGGTCCTTTGTTTGCTGCTGTTCTTGCTAAGACGCAGGGAAAGGAAGTGGGCATCCCTAGTTGTGAAGGCGCCGCGTCAACGAAATCCCCCTGGAACGCTCCAG AGTTCTTTGATCTTTCTTTTCTTGAGGGTGAAGCTGTTAGGGAGTGGCTATTCTTTGACAAGCCTAGAAGGGCATTTGAAAGTGGAAACAGAAAACAAAGATCACTTCCAGATTATAGCGGACGGGGTTGGCATGAATCAAGAAAGCAGGTGATGAAAGAACATGGGGGACAAAAGAGGTCCTATTACATGGACCCCCAGCCTCTTAGTTATCTGGAGTGGCATTTGTATGAGTATGAGATCAACAACCACGATGGTTGTGCATTATACAGACTAGAATTAAAGCTTGTGGATAAAAAGAAAAGTCCTAAAGGAAAAGTGACCAAGGAATCTCTTAATGACTTACAGAACAAGATGGGGCAGCTTACTGCTGCTGTTCTATCATCTGATGATGGAGTACCACCCATCAATGGAAAGACAAATGCCAAGTCTGAGAATGATGGATCTCCAGAAAAGTAA